One stretch of Nocardioides perillae DNA includes these proteins:
- the panC gene encoding pantoate--beta-alanine ligase encodes MSGGTTPALAATRAALAEVLAPVRSSGGRVAFVPTMGALHDGHAGLVRLAREVVGPDGAVVVSVFVNPLQFDDAADLERYPRTLDADLAVCAREGADVVFAPAVDEVYPGGPPQVTVHPGPLADVLEGASRPGHFAGVLTVVAKLFGLVRPDVAVFGEKDYQQLTLVRRMVADLCLGVEVVGAPTRREADGLAMSSRNRHLDAVEREQAAALHRVLAAAAGAASQGVPAALAAARAELREAHGVDLDYLAVTDVGLADLTATASLDELPTVPLEGRVLVAARVGTTRLIDNLPLVLGTTAADVRTTREGDS; translated from the coding sequence GTGAGCGGCGGCACCACCCCGGCGCTCGCCGCCACCCGCGCCGCGCTCGCCGAGGTGCTCGCACCTGTGCGGTCCTCGGGTGGCCGCGTCGCCTTCGTGCCGACGATGGGCGCGCTGCACGACGGTCACGCCGGCCTGGTGCGCCTCGCCCGCGAGGTCGTCGGCCCCGACGGCGCCGTCGTGGTCTCGGTCTTCGTCAACCCGCTGCAGTTCGACGACGCAGCCGACCTCGAGCGCTACCCCCGCACGCTCGACGCCGACCTCGCAGTGTGCGCCCGGGAGGGCGCCGACGTGGTCTTCGCCCCGGCGGTCGACGAGGTCTACCCCGGCGGCCCGCCGCAGGTCACCGTGCACCCCGGCCCGCTCGCCGACGTGCTCGAGGGTGCCTCGCGCCCGGGCCACTTCGCCGGCGTGCTCACCGTCGTGGCGAAGCTCTTCGGCCTGGTGCGCCCCGACGTCGCGGTCTTCGGCGAGAAGGACTACCAGCAGCTGACGCTGGTGCGCCGCATGGTCGCCGACCTCTGCCTCGGCGTCGAGGTCGTCGGCGCGCCCACCCGTCGCGAGGCCGACGGCCTGGCCATGAGCTCGCGCAACCGCCACCTCGACGCCGTCGAGCGTGAGCAGGCCGCCGCCCTGCACCGGGTGCTGGCTGCCGCGGCCGGGGCGGCCTCGCAGGGTGTGCCCGCGGCGCTCGCCGCCGCGCGCGCCGAGCTGCGCGAGGCCCACGGCGTCGACCTCGACTACCTGGCGGTCACCGACGTCGGCCTCGCCGACCTCACCGCCACCGCCTCGCTCGACGAGCTGCCGACGGTCCCCCTGGAGGGCCGCGTGCTCGTCGCCGCCCGGGTCGGCACGACCCGGCTCATCGACAACCTGCCGCTCGTCCTCGGCACCACCGCCGCGGACGTCCGCACCACCCGTGAGGGAGACAGCTGA
- a CDS encoding ABC transporter substrate-binding protein produces MHKRLRTTGRLTATLAAAALALTACASDDLAAEGEGSDSPSANGGGPLTIATQNFPEANLVTAMYDALLTDAGFDVTVNAVDTRDVYMSEIPGDVQVVPEYVGGVVDFLSDGTEVAAADTDEALAQAEPLLEEKGVTFLEPSEATSQNAYFVTQEFSEAEGVTTLSDLEGESVVLAAAPDCTDRPDCEGGLTDTYGIDVTELLPLGYASPQTYEAVISGEAQVGQTGTLDGTLEEQGLVLLEDDRGIQPAQNLVPMVSTEFLEANPAVQEPLEQLMAALDNETLAELLVRVSVDRETPEAVAEDFLTQEGLL; encoded by the coding sequence ATGCACAAGCGACTCCGCACCACCGGCCGGCTCACCGCGACCCTCGCGGCCGCGGCGCTGGCCCTGACCGCGTGCGCGAGCGACGACCTCGCCGCCGAGGGCGAGGGCTCCGACAGCCCCTCCGCGAACGGCGGCGGACCCCTCACGATCGCGACGCAGAACTTCCCCGAGGCCAACCTCGTCACCGCGATGTACGACGCGCTGCTCACCGACGCCGGCTTCGACGTCACCGTCAACGCCGTCGACACCCGCGACGTCTACATGTCGGAGATCCCCGGGGACGTGCAGGTCGTCCCGGAGTACGTCGGCGGCGTCGTCGACTTCCTCTCCGACGGCACCGAGGTCGCGGCGGCCGACACCGACGAGGCCCTGGCGCAGGCCGAGCCGCTGCTGGAGGAGAAGGGCGTCACCTTCCTCGAGCCGTCCGAGGCGACCAGCCAGAACGCCTACTTCGTCACCCAGGAGTTCAGCGAGGCCGAGGGCGTCACGACGCTCTCCGACCTCGAGGGCGAGTCGGTCGTGCTCGCCGCGGCGCCTGACTGCACCGACCGCCCCGACTGCGAGGGCGGCCTCACCGACACCTACGGCATCGACGTCACCGAGCTGCTGCCGCTGGGCTACGCCAGCCCGCAGACCTACGAGGCGGTGATCTCGGGCGAGGCGCAGGTCGGCCAGACCGGCACCCTCGACGGCACGCTGGAAGAGCAGGGCCTCGTGCTGCTCGAGGACGACCGCGGCATCCAGCCCGCGCAGAACCTCGTGCCGATGGTCAGCACCGAGTTCCTCGAGGCCAACCCGGCCGTGCAGGAGCCGCTGGAGCAGCTGATGGCCGCGCTCGACAACGAGACGCTCGCCGAGCTGCTCGTCCGCGTCAGCGTGGACCGCGAGACCCCCGAGGCGGTCGCCGAGGACTTCCTCACCCAGGAGGGCCTGCTCTGA
- a CDS encoding GNAT family N-acetyltransferase, with protein sequence MAIPAENRFESDPDEVLPDGHGLPDGWSVAAPDPGDPADVAALVHLLRAHEEAARGWASADDDTVLVEISEVGVRTRENLLVRDRRGDVRAWGSVHDRAAGRMLYSHVVARDLRDDVAQRCSEVLFAWAEAQAREVGAARGLPVQQIDTGAFAGDDRQHRWLAAAGFERVREWWQMSRPVEAAEADLVPDPVTWEARGVRFRLVRREEVDGVRTGMPDVDDLRAVHEVLEGAFTDHFNSREETFGEFVHRLREDPGHRWDHWWLAERVDDEARAGHGGTPEPCGALVGTHLESEDGPDGSYVEYLGVLASARGRGVAKGLLRTVVADAAARGRDRVGLEVDASSSTGADGLYVSMGWQTRYVTESWHKDVPVE encoded by the coding sequence GTGGCGATCCCAGCGGAGAACCGGTTCGAGTCCGACCCCGACGAGGTGCTGCCCGACGGGCACGGGCTGCCGGACGGGTGGTCCGTGGCCGCGCCCGACCCGGGTGACCCCGCCGACGTCGCGGCGCTCGTGCACCTGCTGCGCGCCCACGAGGAGGCGGCCCGCGGGTGGGCCTCGGCCGACGACGACACGGTGCTGGTCGAGATCTCCGAGGTGGGCGTGCGCACCCGCGAGAACCTCCTCGTCCGCGACCGGCGCGGTGACGTCCGCGCGTGGGGCAGCGTGCACGACCGCGCGGCCGGGCGGATGCTCTACTCCCACGTCGTGGCCCGCGACCTGCGCGACGACGTCGCGCAGCGCTGCTCGGAGGTGCTCTTCGCCTGGGCCGAGGCGCAGGCGCGCGAGGTCGGCGCCGCGCGCGGCCTGCCGGTGCAGCAGATCGACACCGGTGCCTTCGCCGGTGACGACCGGCAGCACCGGTGGCTGGCCGCGGCGGGCTTCGAGCGCGTGCGCGAGTGGTGGCAGATGAGCCGCCCGGTCGAGGCGGCCGAGGCCGACCTGGTGCCCGACCCGGTGACGTGGGAGGCCCGCGGCGTGCGCTTCCGCCTCGTGCGCCGCGAGGAGGTCGACGGGGTGCGCACCGGGATGCCCGACGTCGACGACCTCCGCGCGGTCCACGAGGTGCTCGAGGGGGCGTTCACCGACCACTTCAACTCCCGCGAGGAGACCTTCGGCGAGTTCGTCCACCGCCTGCGGGAGGACCCGGGCCACCGCTGGGACCACTGGTGGCTCGCCGAGCGCGTCGACGACGAGGCCCGCGCCGGCCACGGCGGCACCCCCGAGCCGTGCGGTGCGCTCGTCGGCACCCACCTCGAGTCCGAGGACGGCCCCGACGGCTCGTACGTCGAGTACCTCGGCGTGCTCGCCTCCGCCCGCGGGCGGGGCGTGGCCAAGGGGCTGCTGCGCACGGTGGTGGCCGACGCCGCGGCGCGCGGCCGCGACCGCGTCGGCCTCGAGGTCGACGCGAGCTCCTCGACCGGCGCCGACGGGCTCTACGTGAGCATGGGCTGGCAGACCCGCTACGTCACGGAGTCGTGGCACAAGGACGTGCCGGTCGAGTGA
- a CDS encoding ABC transporter permease — MTLLAPRAAEADTGPACYSRFVNEWVCADYLRDRGDQLRDAAVEHLAITGAALVLAVLLAFPLALLARRSPRLEAAVLGLSTSLYAVPSLALLPLLVPFTGLSATTVVIGLALYSLTILVRAVLDGLRSVPAETREAAVGLGYAPARLLLRVELPLALPVMLAGLRVAAVSTVALTTVGTVVSWGGLGDLISSGVSTDFKAQLLAAAVLCVLIALALDALVVLAQRALTPWTRGVRT, encoded by the coding sequence GTGACCCTACTGGCGCCGCGGGCGGCCGAGGCCGACACCGGCCCGGCCTGCTACAGCCGGTTCGTCAACGAGTGGGTCTGCGCCGACTACCTCCGCGACCGCGGCGACCAGCTGCGCGACGCCGCCGTGGAGCACCTCGCCATCACCGGGGCGGCCCTGGTCCTGGCCGTGCTGCTGGCCTTCCCGCTGGCGCTCCTCGCCCGTCGCTCGCCGCGCCTGGAGGCGGCGGTCCTGGGCCTGTCCACCAGCCTGTACGCCGTCCCGTCGCTCGCGCTGCTGCCGCTGCTGGTCCCCTTCACCGGGCTCAGCGCCACGACCGTGGTGATCGGGCTCGCGCTCTACTCCCTCACCATCCTCGTGCGGGCGGTGCTCGACGGCCTGCGCTCGGTGCCGGCGGAGACCCGCGAGGCCGCGGTCGGCCTGGGCTACGCGCCGGCGCGGCTGCTGCTGCGCGTGGAGCTGCCGCTCGCGCTGCCCGTCATGCTGGCGGGGCTCCGCGTCGCCGCGGTCTCGACCGTCGCGCTCACCACCGTCGGCACCGTCGTGTCGTGGGGCGGGCTCGGCGACCTGATCAGCAGCGGCGTCAGCACCGACTTCAAGGCCCAGCTGCTGGCCGCGGCCGTGCTGTGCGTGCTCATCGCGCTCGCCCTGGACGCGCTGGTCGTGCTCGCCCAGCGCGCCCTCACGCCCTGGACCCGGGGGGTGCGCACGTGA
- a CDS encoding ABC transporter ATP-binding protein, which translates to MDATGPVTDQPAIRLEGVGKTYPDGTVAVQALDLEVRRGELVCLVGPSGCGKSTTLKMVNRLIEPTSGRILLDGRDVTRTDPVRLRREIGYVIQQVGLFPHQSVLANVMTVPLLLGEPKRVARERAAELLETVGLEVATYGERYPHQLSGGQRQRVGVARALAANPPLLLMDEPFGAVDPVVRVRLQDEFLRLQRELGKTVVMVTHDIDEAVRLGDRVAVFAEGGRLAQYDVPAAVLGEPADDFVAGFVGASRGLRRLAVTPVSEEHLEPLGERTAGELAGTLDLASASPTLEDALGLLMRDDRAVVGVRRGATFLGVLTPAGVHRALRASVAEGAATAAGAAAGAAAPAE; encoded by the coding sequence ATGGACGCTACAGGGCCGGTCACGGACCAGCCGGCCATCCGTCTCGAGGGCGTCGGCAAGACCTACCCCGACGGGACCGTGGCGGTGCAGGCGCTCGACCTCGAGGTCCGGCGCGGCGAGCTGGTGTGCCTGGTCGGCCCGTCCGGCTGCGGCAAGTCGACGACGCTGAAGATGGTCAACCGGCTCATCGAGCCCACGAGCGGCCGGATCCTGCTCGACGGGCGCGACGTGACGCGCACCGACCCGGTGCGGCTGCGCCGCGAGATCGGCTACGTCATCCAGCAGGTCGGGCTCTTCCCGCACCAGAGCGTGCTCGCCAACGTCATGACCGTGCCGCTGCTCCTGGGCGAGCCGAAGCGGGTGGCGCGCGAGCGCGCGGCCGAGCTGCTCGAGACCGTCGGCCTCGAGGTCGCGACCTACGGCGAGCGCTACCCCCACCAGCTCTCCGGCGGTCAGCGCCAGCGCGTGGGCGTGGCGCGCGCCCTGGCCGCGAACCCGCCGCTGCTGCTGATGGACGAGCCCTTCGGCGCCGTCGACCCGGTCGTGCGGGTGCGGCTGCAGGACGAGTTCCTGCGGCTGCAGCGCGAGCTGGGCAAGACCGTCGTCATGGTGACCCACGACATCGACGAGGCCGTGCGGCTCGGCGACCGGGTCGCCGTCTTCGCCGAGGGCGGGCGACTGGCGCAGTACGACGTACCCGCCGCCGTCCTGGGCGAGCCCGCCGACGACTTCGTGGCCGGCTTCGTCGGCGCGTCGCGCGGGCTGCGCCGGCTCGCGGTCACCCCGGTCAGCGAGGAGCACCTCGAGCCGCTCGGCGAGCGGACCGCGGGAGAGCTCGCGGGCACGCTCGACCTGGCCTCCGCCTCGCCGACCCTGGAGGACGCCCTGGGCCTGCTGATGCGCGACGACCGGGCGGTCGTCGGCGTGCGGCGGGGCGCGACCTTCCTGGGCGTGCTCACCCCGGCCGGGGTGCACCGGGCGCTGCGCGCGAGCGTGGCCGAGGGTGCCGCGACGGCGGCGGGAGCGGCGGCGGGAGCGGCGGCGCCCGCCGAGTGA
- a CDS encoding Rossmann-like and DUF2520 domain-containing protein, with product MSHPASRPACPPATTTGTPAHPTALPTVGVVGAGRVGAVLAAALRGAGHQVVAAAAESDASRARVAALLPGTPVERPSEVARRCDLLLLTVPDDALPNVVRVLASAGALRPGQLVVHTSGRHGLAVLEPAAAVGARTVALHPAMTFTGTAVDLPRLAGCVFGVTAGPAERGEAAALVADLGGRCTWVAEERRALYHAGLAHGANHLVTLVTEACEMLAAAGVDAPADTLRPLLHAALDNALAQGDAALTGPIVRGDVGTVAAHVAELRARAPQALPAYAALGRATLDRVVTDGRLLPIRAARILEVLDAAVPVAAPAPSDVS from the coding sequence ATGTCCCACCCTGCGTCCCGTCCTGCCTGCCCACCGGCGACGACCACGGGCACCCCCGCGCACCCGACCGCGCTGCCGACCGTCGGCGTCGTCGGCGCCGGTCGCGTCGGTGCCGTCCTCGCGGCCGCGCTGCGCGGCGCGGGCCACCAGGTCGTCGCTGCGGCGGCCGAGTCCGACGCCTCCCGCGCCCGGGTGGCCGCGCTGCTGCCCGGCACCCCGGTCGAGCGCCCCAGCGAGGTCGCGCGCCGCTGCGACCTGCTGCTCCTCACCGTGCCCGACGACGCCTTGCCCAACGTCGTGCGCGTGCTGGCGAGCGCCGGCGCGCTGCGGCCCGGCCAGCTCGTGGTGCACACCTCGGGGCGCCACGGCCTGGCCGTGCTCGAGCCCGCCGCCGCCGTCGGCGCCCGCACGGTCGCGCTCCACCCCGCGATGACCTTCACCGGCACGGCGGTCGACCTGCCCCGGCTGGCCGGCTGCGTCTTCGGCGTCACCGCCGGCCCCGCGGAGCGCGGCGAGGCCGCCGCCCTCGTCGCCGACCTCGGCGGACGCTGCACCTGGGTGGCCGAGGAGCGCCGCGCGCTCTACCACGCCGGGCTCGCCCACGGCGCCAACCACCTCGTCACCCTGGTGACGGAGGCCTGCGAGATGCTCGCCGCCGCCGGGGTCGACGCACCCGCCGACACCCTGCGACCTCTCCTGCACGCCGCCCTCGACAACGCCCTGGCGCAGGGCGACGCGGCCCTCACCGGGCCGATCGTGCGCGGCGACGTCGGCACGGTCGCCGCCCACGTCGCCGAGCTGCGGGCGCGCGCCCCGCAGGCCCTCCCGGCGTACGCCGCCCTGGGGCGCGCCACGCTCGACCGGGTCGTGACCGACGGCCGGCTGCTGCCGATCAGGGCCGCGCGCATCCTCGAGGTCCTCGACGCGGCCGTCCCGGTCGCGGCGCCGGCTCCGTCGGACGTGTCGTGA
- a CDS encoding ABC transporter permease, translating to MSVLSDALAYLLAADSWTGRGGMLQLLVQQLLLTVTALAAALAVGLPLALWLGHLGRGGFLAVNVSNVGRAVPTFALLALLVAADWPGNDTLGPYGRAGLATLIALALFALPPIITQGYTAVREVPAEVVESARGMGMSGWQVFRRIELPLAVPLVAAGVRLALVQVWATATIAALVAGPGLGRVITAGFANSDYGRGIAGALVVAAVAVVLELLSAGVQRRLDPLRGARTAPQTRATSPAAAQVATEPR from the coding sequence GTGAGCGTGCTGTCCGACGCCCTCGCCTACCTCCTCGCTGCCGACAGCTGGACCGGTCGCGGCGGGATGCTGCAGCTGCTCGTGCAGCAGCTGCTCCTCACCGTCACCGCGCTCGCCGCCGCGCTCGCCGTCGGACTGCCGCTGGCGCTGTGGCTGGGCCACCTCGGTCGCGGCGGCTTCCTCGCCGTCAACGTCTCCAACGTGGGGCGTGCGGTGCCGACCTTCGCGCTCCTGGCGCTGCTGGTCGCCGCCGACTGGCCCGGCAACGACACGCTCGGGCCCTACGGCCGTGCCGGGCTCGCGACGTTGATCGCCCTGGCGCTCTTCGCGCTGCCGCCGATCATCACGCAGGGCTACACCGCGGTGCGGGAGGTGCCGGCCGAGGTGGTCGAGTCGGCGCGCGGGATGGGCATGAGCGGCTGGCAGGTCTTCCGCCGCATCGAGCTGCCGCTCGCCGTGCCCCTCGTCGCCGCGGGCGTGCGCCTGGCCCTGGTGCAGGTCTGGGCCACCGCGACCATCGCCGCGCTGGTGGCGGGGCCCGGCCTCGGTCGGGTGATCACGGCCGGGTTCGCCAACTCCGACTACGGTCGGGGCATCGCCGGGGCGCTCGTCGTCGCGGCGGTCGCGGTCGTGCTCGAGCTGCTCTCCGCCGGGGTGCAGCGCCGCCTCGACCCGCTCCGCGGTGCCCGCACCGCTCCCCAGACTCGGGCGACCTCGCCCGCGGCCGCCCAGGTGGCGACCGAGCCGAGGTGA
- the panD gene encoding aspartate 1-decarboxylase, with amino-acid sequence MLRTMMKSKIHRATVTQADLHYVGSVTVDQDLLDAADLLPGELVHIVDVTNGARLETYTIAGERGSGVIGINGAAARLVHPGDVVILIAYAQLETAEARELKPAVVFVDGDNKVLATGFDPAETFDGPGLVRGDLTAPRDPRTAPAAR; translated from the coding sequence ATGCTGCGCACGATGATGAAGAGCAAGATCCACCGCGCGACCGTGACGCAGGCCGACCTGCACTACGTCGGCTCGGTCACCGTCGACCAGGACCTGCTCGACGCGGCCGACCTGCTCCCCGGCGAGCTGGTCCACATCGTCGACGTGACCAACGGCGCGCGCCTCGAGACCTACACCATCGCCGGCGAGCGCGGCTCCGGGGTGATCGGCATCAACGGTGCCGCCGCCCGTCTCGTGCACCCCGGCGACGTCGTCATCCTCATCGCCTACGCCCAGCTCGAGACGGCCGAGGCGAGGGAGCTGAAGCCGGCGGTGGTCTTCGTCGACGGCGACAACAAGGTGCTCGCCACCGGCTTCGACCCCGCCGAGACCTTCGACGGCCCCGGCCTGGTGCGCGGCGACCTCACCGCACCCCGCGACCCGCGCACCGCTCCGGCGGCGCGCTGA
- a CDS encoding glycosyltransferase family 2 protein, translating to MTRVVLHVGLPKTGTTWLQALLGEHRDVLRESGLLYPFVARDAMFHGALEVRESRNFYGLRAAEVAGSWQRLCDRARSWLDERQAAGLPATAVLSHEVLAGATPAQVEGALRPLADLEVHVVVTARDLGRLVTAQWQERVKLGDTRSFAAWRAESVDGPWRADAARSAFWHRVDPADTLTRWTAALPRGRGHLVVAPAPGAAPGELWRRFAEALAVDPALAPSLPPPANRSLGTLETALVRQVGDAVGRRLPPDVRRRVVKRGWAEGELAAAPPDPASAPLRCPADLLPRLLEATEAWLRQVEGAGHAVHGDLGDLAPVVADPGDPAPDEVPRGPLAARGARGTAERLVLRGLGTAPSPPRPSLADRVRRRPLLSVVVPAWGTEAWLPACLDSALAARHRHLEVVVVDDGSPDRCGEVAEQYAARDGRVRVVRVENGGLGAARNVGTAHTSGDYLAFLDSDDVVPPDGWARLVDSLERSGSDFAVGSVARWEAGSLHEPPWMRRLHAEERRGAVVGEHPELLGDVFAWDKVFRRAWWDAQGLCWPEGIRYEDQPTTTEAFLRGRFDVLREVVYHWRIRDDGTSITQQRASLVDLEDRWETKRMSWASVRRRGDAATQQVALDRVLPGDLHRYFAELPGAPDAWWELLHRMVRELWGERSLVHSGLLPADRLVGWLVEQGRRDDAVAVVEHVAAHRAAAGGPLPRAVDPAGRVRLDLPASVLDVSTVAPAALAVRPHEV from the coding sequence GTGACGCGGGTGGTGCTGCACGTCGGCTTGCCGAAGACCGGCACGACCTGGCTGCAGGCCCTCCTGGGCGAGCACCGCGACGTGCTGCGGGAGTCGGGGCTGCTCTACCCCTTCGTCGCGCGCGACGCGATGTTCCACGGCGCGCTCGAGGTGCGCGAGAGCCGCAACTTCTACGGCCTGCGCGCCGCCGAGGTCGCGGGGTCGTGGCAGCGCCTGTGCGACCGCGCGCGGTCGTGGCTCGACGAGCGGCAGGCCGCCGGGCTGCCCGCCACGGCGGTGCTCAGCCACGAGGTGCTCGCCGGCGCGACGCCCGCCCAGGTCGAGGGCGCCCTGCGCCCGCTCGCCGACCTCGAGGTGCACGTCGTCGTCACGGCGCGCGACCTCGGCCGCCTGGTGACGGCGCAGTGGCAGGAGCGGGTCAAGCTCGGCGACACCCGGTCCTTCGCCGCGTGGCGGGCCGAGTCGGTCGACGGTCCCTGGCGCGCCGACGCGGCGCGCTCGGCCTTCTGGCACCGCGTCGACCCCGCCGACACCCTGACGCGCTGGACCGCCGCCCTGCCGCGCGGCCGCGGCCACCTCGTCGTCGCCCCGGCACCGGGTGCGGCGCCCGGTGAGCTGTGGCGCCGCTTCGCGGAGGCGCTCGCCGTCGACCCGGCGCTCGCCCCGTCGCTGCCGCCGCCCGCCAACCGCTCGCTCGGGACGCTCGAGACCGCCCTGGTGCGCCAGGTCGGCGACGCCGTCGGCCGGCGGCTGCCTCCCGACGTGCGTCGCCGGGTCGTCAAGCGCGGCTGGGCCGAGGGCGAGCTCGCGGCCGCCCCGCCCGACCCCGCCTCGGCCCCGCTGCGCTGCCCCGCCGACCTGCTGCCGCGCCTGCTGGAGGCGACCGAGGCGTGGCTGCGGCAGGTCGAGGGGGCCGGCCACGCCGTGCACGGCGACCTCGGCGACCTCGCCCCCGTCGTCGCCGACCCGGGCGACCCCGCCCCCGACGAGGTGCCCCGCGGGCCGCTCGCCGCCCGCGGCGCCCGCGGCACCGCCGAGCGGCTCGTGCTGCGCGGCCTCGGCACCGCGCCCTCGCCTCCCCGCCCGTCGCTGGCCGACCGGGTGCGGCGCCGACCGCTCCTGAGCGTCGTCGTGCCCGCCTGGGGCACCGAGGCGTGGCTGCCCGCCTGCCTCGACTCCGCCCTCGCCGCCCGCCACCGCCACCTCGAGGTCGTCGTCGTCGACGACGGGTCACCCGACCGCTGCGGCGAGGTGGCCGAGCAGTACGCCGCGCGCGACGGCCGGGTGCGCGTCGTACGCGTGGAGAACGGCGGCCTGGGGGCCGCCCGCAACGTCGGCACGGCGCACACGAGCGGCGACTACCTCGCGTTCCTCGACTCCGACGACGTCGTCCCGCCCGACGGCTGGGCACGCCTGGTCGACTCCCTGGAGCGCAGCGGGTCGGACTTCGCCGTCGGGTCGGTGGCGCGGTGGGAGGCGGGCTCGCTGCACGAGCCGCCGTGGATGCGGCGCCTGCACGCCGAGGAGCGCCGGGGTGCCGTCGTCGGCGAGCACCCGGAGCTGCTCGGCGACGTCTTCGCGTGGGACAAGGTCTTCCGCCGCGCGTGGTGGGACGCGCAGGGGCTGTGCTGGCCCGAGGGCATCCGCTACGAGGACCAGCCGACGACGACCGAGGCCTTCCTGCGGGGGCGCTTCGACGTGCTGCGCGAGGTGGTCTACCACTGGCGCATCCGCGACGACGGCACGTCGATCACCCAGCAGCGCGCGAGCCTGGTCGACCTCGAGGACCGGTGGGAGACCAAGCGGATGTCGTGGGCGTCGGTGCGACGTCGCGGGGACGCCGCGACCCAGCAGGTCGCGCTCGACCGGGTGCTGCCGGGCGACCTCCACCGCTACTTCGCCGAGCTGCCCGGCGCGCCCGACGCGTGGTGGGAGCTGCTGCACCGGATGGTGCGGGAGCTGTGGGGCGAGCGGTCCCTGGTGCACTCCGGCCTGCTGCCCGCCGACCGGCTCGTGGGCTGGCTGGTGGAGCAGGGGCGCCGCGACGACGCGGTCGCGGTCGTCGAGCACGTCGCCGCGCACCGCGCGGCCGCCGGCGGGCCGCTCCCGCGCGCTGTCGACCCGGCGGGCCGGGTGCGGCTCGACCTGCCGGCCTCGGTGCTCGACGTCTCGACGGTCGCCCCGGCCGCCCTGGCCGTACGCCCCCACGAGGTGTGA
- a CDS encoding sulfotransferase family protein has product MSAPRPDAPPPLPADAREVDAPDPATYPRSVLFIAGAGRSGTSTLAGIASLLGLHVPQPEVEADETNPKGFGEPRWVVEQHDRWLAEVGVTVSDARPTAWFETGRVATREPERIRCAQWLEPHFAERRELVVKDPRLSWFLPLWQIAAARAGARSVFATMLRPPAEVVGSKQKYYANRLGSAHLAASWVNMLLHTERATRGGDGRVFVRYHDLLDDWTKVLDRLGRDLDLRHVQQTGYEQIRDVHRFVDPGLRRVSADLDDLALPRRLHALVGETWSQLSALAEPDGDTEEARRGLDELLEAYTELYEESEAIARSTAVAAADRARREAAATARPTSVVDRVPHGVRAAVPPAVRRGVRRALGQARPGGPGGPGGPAGPGGR; this is encoded by the coding sequence GTGAGCGCTCCCCGTCCCGACGCCCCGCCGCCCCTGCCGGCCGACGCCCGCGAGGTCGACGCGCCGGACCCTGCGACCTACCCGCGCTCGGTGCTCTTCATCGCCGGCGCGGGCCGCAGCGGCACCAGCACGCTCGCCGGGATCGCCTCCCTCCTCGGCCTGCACGTGCCGCAGCCGGAGGTGGAGGCCGACGAGACCAACCCCAAGGGCTTCGGGGAGCCGCGCTGGGTCGTCGAGCAGCACGACCGCTGGCTGGCCGAGGTCGGCGTCACGGTCTCCGACGCCCGCCCGACCGCGTGGTTCGAGACCGGCCGCGTGGCGACCCGCGAGCCCGAGCGCATCCGCTGCGCGCAGTGGCTCGAGCCGCACTTCGCCGAGCGTCGCGAGCTCGTCGTCAAGGACCCGCGGCTGAGCTGGTTCCTGCCGCTGTGGCAGATCGCGGCCGCCCGCGCCGGGGCGCGCTCGGTCTTCGCGACCATGCTGCGCCCGCCGGCCGAGGTCGTCGGCAGCAAGCAGAAGTACTACGCCAACCGCCTCGGCTCCGCCCACCTCGCGGCCTCGTGGGTCAACATGCTGCTGCACACCGAGCGCGCCACCCGCGGCGGTGACGGCCGGGTGTTCGTGCGCTACCACGACCTGCTCGACGACTGGACGAAGGTGCTCGACCGCCTCGGGCGCGACCTCGACCTACGCCACGTGCAGCAGACGGGCTACGAGCAGATCCGCGACGTCCACCGCTTCGTCGACCCCGGGCTGCGCCGCGTCAGCGCCGACCTCGACGACCTCGCGCTGCCCCGCCGCCTCCACGCCCTCGTCGGCGAGACCTGGTCGCAGCTGAGCGCCCTGGCCGAGCCCGACGGCGACACCGAGGAGGCCCGCCGCGGCCTCGACGAGCTGCTCGAGGCCTACACCGAGCTCTACGAGGAGTCCGAGGCCATCGCGCGCAGCACCGCGGTCGCCGCCGCCGACCGGGCCCGCCGGGAGGCGGCAGCCACCGCCCGCCCGACCTCGGTCGTCGACCGGGTGCCCCACGGCGTCCGTGCCGCCGTGCCGCCCGCCGTGCGCCGCGGCGTACGCCGTGCCCTCGGACAGGCGCGCCCCGGCGGCCCCGGCGGCCCCGGCGGCCCTGCCGGCCCCGGCGGCCGGTGA